The Vicia villosa cultivar HV-30 ecotype Madison, WI unplaced genomic scaffold, Vvil1.0 ctg.001128F_1_1_3, whole genome shotgun sequence genome includes the window GGCATTCCCTATGGCCATTAAGTTTCGATTAGACTTTTGGGTGCCCCAAGCAAGTAACCGTCAATTAATCATGACACATTTTCCCAAACGTCTATTCAGTCCTTAAGTGTGTCGGTCGTGTAATGATTTAGTTTCAACTTCCTAGGCACAAACACGACGGACTATACAACTCCCCTCTAGGGATCTAACACGTGGTCCATTATTACTGCTTTTGCATAATCAACCCCAATGTGGGTTACTCCTATATAAACCTCTCAATCTTTCTTATTTTGTTATTCCAAACCAACGATAACTTCACTCTCTCTAAACAAAACAACTCTTTTACTTCCATTATCATGTCTTCCTCTACTAAAGAAAACATTCCTCACATCATTAAGGAAAGGATTCTTTCTCCTACTGATTTTGAAGAACAAGGGGTTGATCTTCCCCGTATGTTTGCAAAACAAAATCAGGAGTATTACCTAACTATCTTGGATGGACCTATCTATCCATCTATTCTTGCTAACTTCTGGAGGAATTCAACTGTCCACCGGGATCGTGAGGGCAGAGAAGCTATCCACTCCAACATCTTTGGTTTCCCTATCACCATCACTACCAAAATCATTTCAAAAGTGATTAAATGTGAAGCCATTGGAGCTCGCATTGCTGAATATGATAGCAAGCTTGTCTCTAACGTCCTGAGGGTGATGTTTACCGACCCTAATAAGGCATTTACTGGCTTTATAGGCAGGATCTGGCATTAAGTTCTTGTTTTTAACTTTCGTCCTAGGACGGAAGATCAAGACAGAATAATATGCTTGAAGACCTCAGGTTCTTATATCCTCTTATTCGAATGGAAAAGATAAATATACCTCTTGATATTTTCAACTATCTTAAGGAAAAGATCATGGACTCACGCCAAGGTGGGGTCCTTTTCATTCCTTATGGAAGACTTCTGACTCACATCTCCATCAGGACGGGAGTGATCTGGAAGATGCGTGCAGCGGGATTATCAGATTTCCTTGCAATACAGTGTGGGGGAAAAATAAATCTAGAGAAGCTGTGTTTTGGTCGTGACTGAAATCATCTTCTAgggttattttattaatgatgatGCATTCTTGGTTCTATGCATCACTTTTTGTACTTCTATGTAATATGTAGCCAGTTTGGCAAAATGAATATTTTGGAATGAAATATATATTCGCCATTTTAGCTTATAATGTTAACTTCTGATATCTACGTTGTTGAAATCTTAACCTCGTCCATAAATGGCTtatatctttttaaatatttcccATTTACTTTTAGGATCCTTCAATCCTCTGTTAATTCctctatctcataagcattatttgagaatgCTTTCAGAattcgaaaaggtccttcccaatgtggagaCTATTTTCCCAAAGTCTTATTCTTTTTATCCATAGGTaatataactttccaaactaaatcctttataacaaaagttttacctttgacCTTTTCTTAGATGCTCTTTCTACTCTCTCCTTCTGCCTCCTCAAGACTTCTAACACGTGCAACCTTTCTTCGTCTAATTCTatcaactcattcatcatcatctcccAGTATAGATTATATGGGATTTCTCCTTGATTTTGTATCCGTACTGATTGCAAGTAGATTTCAACAAGTAAGCCTGCATCATGTCTAATTGTTAACTGGAAAGGTGTACTATTTGTTTCTTCTTTAGGAGAGGTTCGGCAAGCCCAAAGCACTTGATCTAGTGTCTTATGCCAACTTTTTGGCTTTGTTTCTACATGCTTCTTTATCAAACCAATGATTACtttgtttgctgcttcgacttgtccatttgcttgagcattgTAAGGTGTGGATGTTAACAACTTGAATCCCATTTCTTTTGAGAATTCTTGCTTCTTTTGACCAGTAaatactgatccttgatctgttgttatagtttctgggattccaaatctatataatatttgtttttgaATGAAATCTATGACTGTTTCTTGGTCTACATTTATCAAAGgcactgcttcgacccatttagtaAAATAGTCAATTCCAACAAGAATGTACCTTTGACATTTAGATGAAGTAGGTCGAATTTCACAATTTAAATCTAAAGCCCAGCCCCTAAATGCCCATGGCTTGATAATTGCGTGAAGCTCACTTGCAGGAGCATGTTGGATTCCTGCATGTATTTGACATTCTTGACAGCCTTTAGCGAATTCTATACAATCCTTTAGCATGGTAGGCCAATACATCCCGTACCTGAAAAGCAACCATTTCATTCTATGGCCTGCTTGATGTGCCCCACATGTTCCACTATGAACACTAGATAATGCCAAGTACGCCTCATTCTCACCCAAACATTTTAATAAGATGCCTTCAGGAGTTTTCTCAAATAACTCGTTACCCATCAAAACGTACGACaaagctctatacttgatttttctgtatGTGTTCAACGAAGGATCTTTAAGATACTCTATAATTGGAGTTCTCCAATCTGTGCTTGTTAAAGCATCAATAGCCaacacttcgaattcttcttcGTTAGCGTAACCTAAACGATTTCTTTCTAAGTCACTTAGAGACAATTTTGTTgccattgcttttcctcttacttcgaCCAATTCTTCCAACTTCTCCTTTGAGATcttatatcctgaagctatttGTGCTAAATCATTTGCCTCCTGATTTTTAATTCTAGGGACATGCTTTATGTCTacatattcaaaaaatttaagcaacctatttgcaaTGACGAAATACATGATCAAGTTCTCCTTGATGCACTTATATTCCTTCGTCAATTGTTTGATTACGAATTCTGAGTCACCCTTAATTTTGAccctagttgcccccaattccaacaaggcttcaagtcctgcTATTAAGGCTTCACAGTCTGCCTCGTTGTTTGAGCATGAGGGTCCTTCGATTctatacttgagttttgttggaattccatcaagaGAAATTAGTAGAATCCCAACTCCACTACCATCTTTATGGGTGGAACCATCGAAGAATAATCTCCAAGGTTTCAACTCAACTAGGAGTTGAGGAGTTTCGACCACTGCGTGATCCACTATAAAATCTGAGACTACTTGCCCCTTCATAGATTTTAAAGGCATAAAGGCCAAAGAGTACTCAGTTAGGGCtagagcccatttgccaattcgactatgcattattggctttgataacatgtacttaataacatcaaaatgcgaAGATACATACAAATCTAttggctttatataatatttgagtttagtACATGAAAAATGAAAACATAGACACAACTTTTCTATCGAAGTGTATCTAGTTTCCGCATCATTTAATACCCtacttagataatatatggccctctcaatgccattttcatcttcttgtgctaacatactaCCTATAGTAGTGTCTGAAGCTGATATATACAATCTCATGGGCTTCTTTCCGCTTGGTGGTGACAAGATAGGCGGATTCGTTAGATACTGCATTATCTTTTCGAATGCCTCTTGGTGTTCATTTGTCCACTCGAAATTTCCATGTTTCAGACGCAAAAGAGGGGAGAAGGCTTGAATTCGAccacttaaatttgaaataaatcacCTCATGAAATTTATCTTCCCTAACTAAGATTGAAATTCTTTCTTAGTTGATGGCGCTTTGGTCTCCatgatagcctttgttttattctgattaatctcTATCCCCTTTTTGTGGACCACAAAGCCCAGAAAATCTCCAGTCTGCACACAAAATACACATTTAAGAGGAttcatcttcaatccatgttttctcattctttcgaatgattggcttagatgggTTAGATGATCTTCGTCTGATATAGACTTTATTACTATGTCATCTATATAAACCTGCATGAAGGTTTCAATGTAATCATGAAAAATAGAGGTCATTGCACGCTGGTATGTTGCTCCATTAtttttaagaccaaaaggcataaccatctactcgtaagtgcctattgcccctaggCAATGAAAGGCTATTTTAGAAACAtcctcttctgcaatgaaaatttgattataccCGGAATAACCATCGAGCGTGCTAAGATATTCATATCCTGCAGCCGAGtcaactagcatttctgccacaggcatagggtATTCaaccttaggagttgctgcattcagatcacgaaaatctatacacaCTCTTAAAGAACCATTTTTCTTAATAACTGGCACTATATTTgtaatccattcaacatacctggtGGTCCGAATGAAGTTGCAGcgaagaagtctttcgacctctttTTTAATCTTCGAAAGGATCTCTGGAGCGAACCTTCTTGGtgtctgcttgatgggcttcttgccATCCTTAATAGGAAGTTTTAGTTTGACCAGATCTCTCTTCAAACTAGGCATTTCATCttagtcccaagcaaaacaatctttatttttctttagtaACTTGACTAACCTATTTTTAATCTTGGGGTCCAGTTTAGCACTGATGTATGTAACTCTCTTCGTGGTTCTATCTCCAAGATTAATCTCTTCAAAAGGGTCCTGAGCTAATATCTTTGCGCTTGATGATCCTGGATCTTTCTCAAATCCCAAAGGCTCTTCATCGTAGATAGTGTCTAGCCTTTTATTAATTGCATCCTCGTGTACATGTTCTTTCAGGAGGTTCTAGCATTAAGTTTTCCCCCTGTCTTGTATCGTTTAGCATAATACTTTTGGCCTCAACTGCCATGTCAATAATTTCGGCTTCGAGAGTcgcttttcttttattctcaactgtaatacggtgaactgactttatttgaaatgtacggtaagcaagagtcgccaccgacttttattttatccaatagaaaggctaaaagaacaggaaaataccttttaaaaagattttgagttcggggggtaagttatacaaagggaaggtgtaaagcaccctttgtatccatggttatccatgggctcttaattgcttagctcactttgttttcaaaatgtttgaattgtttgaaaagtaggatgtgaatagaaaaagattcgttaaggactttagcttgtaaataagcgtagccttgttttgaaagtatttgaaaagagtgggaaagatagatttgaattttgaacttgaattgagcaagcaattaaaagctacctaccctaagtttgaaaaaattgttcttttatcctttcgggcgaaaggatctatccataccataagagggcaggaagtctttcaattggatattgAATGGTCATtgagattatcgttcgccataagactgtcccttgccataaagagggcatgtagtctaaggaaaggatataatagtcatttaatcttttaggcatcatgcgaggataccttagcaattgggacaatcatcaggTTTTACCGAGgaagcatcgagggactagatctcatatgatgattttcaatcttttaaaggcaacattgctttaggtatcctcggaatcgagggacttgactatttagtatacttagaggcaacaaggcaacaggcaacaagaagggttaccctaaaggtgtgtgtgtggcacaatcacgtgattaaattcaattattttatcttgtaattagttattctagattgattcaaggcttgcacttcctaggattactaaccacgcagttttatATTGACggaaaataaattgcggaaattaaatcctacgctattacaataaacacctgcggggatgggggaattaaagcagaaaataagagggaacaataattagtaAAAATTCTTGAAtgtcttgatcttcctcgaacctttgattgactttgaacatctgagaattaaacggaaaataataggggtgagtgcattacaaattcattggcgatttgaaacaaaccctattttaataaaaaggcaaaaataaaaattaaaatgatatttaaacaaaataaaaggagttagaacttagcttttttatttgatggcgcgtggctgaaggattttggctactcctgaaaattagccacaaagaagaaaaaaatgttagtgcattaaagttctcaacaattataacgtggcagatcaaaaattaaaacagtAATAATTGAGGCACAAAAGGGTAAGGCAAAAACAAACCCCGAAAGGGGACAGAAGTTCATTATGgttaatagaaaaaatatgtaaataaaaaacctagactaaggttaatgtacaacacctaccaataacagtgattagtgatcatgataaaaaaatagtcgacaaaaataaaataaggatttagaacattaaaataattactttataaaaaaaaactaattataaacttaaccctaattaattaaaattattaaattaaattaattaaaattatttatatatataaaataaaaaaggaggttgaaaatcaaaagaaatagtaaaaatattttatataaaaataattaagtaaaagGAACAAAAAAGATTtatgtaataaataaaataaaaaaagaattaagGGAACTTAGCTCTGATCCTGTGTGGACGCCTCCTGAGGGCGTATGGTATGGTATGCCTTCAGTCCTGTGGGCGTCAGATCTGGCCTTGGGGCAAATACaaaatagaggaagaattgggcgcgaaaataaaaccctgatccctttggccaaaggaggtacatgcaaaaataataataagaataagaatattagtaatagtaataataataatacaagaaaagaattggggtttagaaaattaaactatggacaaaattacaaataaccttgatttggccaaataccaaaaggttttggccaaaaaagcaattggggtaccatccacttggtcaatccatagaaaacctgttcataaaccagcacaatgttacggttaagaaaacaaatgaaaaaatagaaaagtgattaaaataaaatcaaaaaaatataaaaacctgattataaatcaaataaaataagaacacgaaactacaaatttttttagatttttttgaaaatatgaaaatagaaattaaatcaaataaaatagaaaaaagaggaatttgcgattttgagggtcgaaatcttttagaattttattctaaaagagtattgttctacgatttttttctgaacttctggaaaaaattcggagcgaatcaaaacagtagtttcagaattcgactgatgggctggaaaatttattactgtgctgcagccggaattgcaaccctgaaaaagGAAAAGTaggataaaatattttttttgtttgtgagaagagagagagagtcagggttagaattgttagtccctaacgtataaaaatattagtatttataagaaaaatattaggttaaaaaacaatgggcttggactctaaaaaagatttaattagtaatgaaaataaaattctaataactattaattatattactaaataataataatagctaactaactataatataattataaataaaaatataaaactaataataactgaattaaaactataataataataataataataataataataataataataataataataataataataaaaaacatctaTCTGATTtaatgtttaaaataaaaaagtaacttctaaaaatgatatatattttttgtaatttttgaatatattttactaaaagaagtataaaaattaagaaaagatgttttaaacttcctgataaaaaagaagaaatattaactaaagaagttaaaaaaataataaaaaatggaaaaaagttagaaaataaaataaaggttagaagtgagattcgaacccgggacctttCGGTCGTGCGTCTTTTGCCCTCAAATTCTTACCGATTGCGCtacgtcaattatttgaaataaaatgacatagacaattataagagggcaaattttggggtatgacatcagccatataggccgaaatcttttcgaaaaatgAAGACTTAGACATGATCAACATCTTCATTCCAGCCCGAAGGTCGTATTTCTGTTGATCCTTCTTCTTCAATGTCTCCCATGATCTCACGATTCCATTGAAAACCATTTGGGTGGAGAGTCAGAAAGTATAAAGCATTCTTGTTTGGGGAGTAAGCATCTTCAGCTGGGCTACATGGGCTTATATTTCCAAGATTCCTGTTGAAGTTTGCCTTATCCACTTGGTTTACTTTGCTCATGAAGTAACTTTAGTCAGCTTCTATGTTCTCCACTATGCCATTTGTTCTCCAGATAGATACCCTCTGATGCATGGTCGAAGGTACTGTCCCTATACCGTGGATCCATTCCCTTACAAGGAGCAAGTTGTAGTTGGCCTTCGCTGGTACCACTATGAACATGGTAGGCCTTGTGATTGATCCCACAGTTAAATCCACTTGAATTACTCCCAGAGTATGTCCTATCTTCCCTTCATAGCTCGATAAGACCATATTATGGGGTTTCACGTCTATATCGAACATTCCTAACTTTTTCAGCATGAATTAAGGCATGAGATTCACTGCAGCTCCTCCATCCACCAGAACTTTATTTACTCCCACTTGTTCGATTTTGACCTTTATATATAGGGGTTTGAGGTGATTTTGCATCCCTTGATGTGGTCGCTCGAACTGGGCATTTTGCTCTTCGATGGCGCCATTACTAAGGACGTAGTAACACACGGGTTTATGCTTCGCCATTTCCGCTGCATcaacctcatcatcatcatcaatctcgGTTTCCTGATTGTACTCGTGTGGTAATACAGAGACCACATTGCAAAAATTCATGTGTAAAGACgagactccatcagaatcaaagtcATCAGTAGGTATATCGTCCTCTCTCATTTGTTATTCTTTAGCTTTATTTAATCCATTTTGCCCCCAGCAGGGAATAACTTTCTTCCTACAGGAGGTTTGGTTGAGTGAGTTTTGTTCGGGAAAGTCTTAGTACTGCTGGACTCTCCGATCCCGTTCGAAGCTGTCTCCTTTTCTGCTTTCTTCagcctctggtgccttctccattgggatcttaACATAGGGTTTTTACCCTTGTAGTTCCCCAATTTAACGGCTTCCCTTTCTGATGcctgaaatttctttctgtaaGCCCAGGACATTCTTCCTCCGTTGTCGAAGTTCCTCCACTTGTCTCTCTTTGGTCCCACTTGAGCCCATTTGTGTTCTGAGACCTCTGATGGTACTTTGAAGGTAACTCTTCTTGCTTTTGGATGTGGGCTATCCTGTCTTCTTGGGATTCCCCTTTTGTC containing:
- the LOC131633486 gene encoding uncharacterized protein LOC131633486, with the protein product MPLKSMKGQVVSDFIVDHAVVETPQLLVELKPWRLFFDGSTHKDGSGVGILLISLDGIPTKLKYRIEGPSCSNNEADCEALIAGLEALLELGATRVKIKGDSEFVIKQLTKEYKCIKENLIMYFVIANRLLKFFEYVDIKHVPRIKNQEANDLAQIASGYKISKEKLEELVEVRGKAMATKLSLSDLERNRLGYANEEEFEVLAIDALTSTDWRTPIIEYLKDPSLNTYRKIKYRALSYVLMGNELFEKTPEGILLKCLGENEAYLALSSVHSGTCGAHQAGHRMKWLLFRYGMYWPTMLKDCIEFAKGCQECQIHAGIQHAPANQGSVFTGQKKQEFSKEMGFKLLTSTPYNAQANGQVEAANKVIIGLIKKHVETKPKSWHKTLDQVLWACRTSPKEETNSTPFQLTIRHDAGLLVEIYLQSVRIQNQGEIPYNLYWEMMMNELIELDEERLHVLEVLRRQKERVERASKKRSKVKLLL